In Camelina sativa cultivar DH55 chromosome 16, Cs, whole genome shotgun sequence, a single window of DNA contains:
- the LOC104754065 gene encoding uncharacterized protein LOC104754065: METSIEEVSYSALVQKICRKAKVDETMTELKLSYVPESVHPKRPIHIHDDDDLMCYLEMNPDQFQVLHVEVVNDVEINQGDEQSRGTVGCSLNEELISSSRATYENTMYEGEPSERFEMMENSDGNMVLYQEQSEERAIADNCDMIEGSEVTPVVNREWEDGLDLTLRQEFESKQAVKDLVEKAAHKNCFEFVIVKSDTMLFVVKCCEFKRGCKWSLRAARNGNSDSFSVRTYNKTHTCLRSDTSTMRRKRRGTPHLVASVLREDYPCLIDTPTPKNLIPLVQSRVGVKVSYSTANRGKKLAAYDLRGTPEDSFKLVHCYMHMLQTMNPGTISFVELDEAQRFKYLFFALGACIEGFKAMRKVIIVDATSIKNVYGGVLIVATAQDPDHHHYPIAFGVVDGEKDTSWTWFFSKLKSVVPDCPELVFCSDRNQSLIKSINTVYPLSHHGYCIYHLSQNVKLSCKNVNRDLVATKFMECAKAYTEPEFEKLYADFIRRYPAASTYLDNYVGQNKWAQCYFPGARYNIDTTNTVKSINGVFRFARAYPLLPMIDAIVSKVAEWFNKYRKISLETPKEQKLVPFVETLMHTRCSEAKLLPVTELNSYFLEYSVTGVDGSSYVVDLRRKTCYWDMRINF, from the exons ATGGAGACATCTATTGAAGAGGTCAGTTATTCTGCATTGGTGCAGAAAATATGCAGAAAGGCGAAGGTTGATGAAACTATGACTGAGCTGAAATTGAGTTACGTTCCCGAATCAGTGCATCCTAAGAGACCGATACAcatacatgatgatgatgatctgatgTGTTATTTGGAAATGAATCCAGATCAATTCCAAGTTTTGCATGTGGAAGTCGTGAATGATGTTGAAATAAATCAGGGGGATGAGCAAAGTCGAGGGACTGTAGGTTGTTCACTTAATGAGGAGTTGATTTCAAGTAGTAGAGCGACATATGAGAACACGATGTATGAAGGTGAGCCGTCTGAACGTTTTGAGATGATGGAGAATAGTGATGGGAACATGGTTCTTTATCAAGAACAGTCTGAAGAACGAGCAATAGCAGATAACTGTGATATGATTGAAGGTTCTGAGGTCACACCAGTTGTAAATCGTGAATGGGAAGATGGTTTGGATTTGACTTTACGTCAAGAATTTGAAAGCAAGCAAGCAGTTAAAGATTTAGTTGAAAAAGCTGCACACAAGaactgttttgagtttgttattGTGAAGTCGGATACTATGTTGTTTGTGGTTAAATGCTGTGAATTTAAAAGGGGTTGCAAGTGGTCTTTACGAGCTGCGAGGAATGGGAATTCAGACAGTTTCTCGGTCAGAACTTACAACAAGACGCATACGTGCTTGAGGTCAGATACAAGTACAATGAGGAGAAAAAGGAGAGGCACACCACATTTAGTTGCATCAGTTTTGCGTGAAGATTACCCATGTTTGATAGACACTCCAACTCCCAAAAATCTCATCCCTTTGGTTCAATCAAGAGTTGGTGTTAAAGTGTCTTACTCGACCgcaaatagaggaaaaaaactaGCTGCATATGATCTTCGCGGTACTCCAGAGGATAGTTTTAAGTTGGTGCATTGTTATATGCACATGCTGCAGACAATGAACCCAGGTACAATTTCATTTGTTGAATTGGATGAAGCACAGAGGTTTAAGTACTTGTTCTTCGCCTTGGGAGCGTGCATTGAAGGCTTCAAAGCTATGAGAAAGGTGATCATTGTTGATGCAACAAGTATTAAAAATGTCTATGGTGGAGTACTAATCGTGGCTACAGCTCAAGATCCGGATCATCACCATTATCCGATTGCATTTGGTGTAGTTGATGGTGAGAAAGATACAAGTTGGACCTGGTTTTTCAGCAAATTGAAATCAGTTGTACCAGATTGTCCTGAACTGGTCTTCTGTTCTGATAGAAATCAAAGCCTAATCAAGTCAATAAATACGGTGTACCCGTTATCTCATCATGGGTATTGTATTTATCATTTGTCCCAGAATGTTAAATTGAGCTGCAAAAACGTGAACAGGGATTTAGTTGCGACGAAGTTCATGGAATGTGCTAAGGCTTACACAGAGCCTGAGTTTGAGAAACTCTATGCTGATTTTATCAGAAGGTATCCAGCTGCAAGTACTTATCTTGATAATTATGTAGGACAGAACAAATGGGCTCAATGTTATTTTCCAGGAGCTAGATACAACATAGACACCACTAATACGGTTAAATCTATCAATGGTGTCTTTCGATTTGCAAGGGCATACCCGTTATTACCAATGATTGATGCGATTGTTAGTAAAGTGGCTGAATGGTTTAACAAATACAGGAAGATATCCTTAGAGACTCCAAAAGAGCAGAAACTAGTCCCTTTTGTTGAGACActgatgcacacaaggtgttcTGAAGCAAAGCTCTTACCAGTGACTGAACTAAACAGCTATTTTCTGGAATACAGCGTGACTGGAGTTGATGGTAGTAGTTATGTGGTTGATCTGAGAAGGAAAACGTGCTACT GGGATATGAGAATAAACTTTTGA
- the LOC104752581 gene encoding pentatricopeptide repeat-containing protein At2g26790, mitochondrial-like (The sequence of the model RefSeq protein was modified relative to this genomic sequence to represent the inferred CDS: added 59 bases not found in genome assembly), whose amino-acid sequence MRLRLFSPTFFFLLSHSHLRLIRRPASSRFYAVSAFNPNLSDSEQRRVNHPNKLSQASLQRILNNSTRDDPNLALSFLTQLKQHGVSPNVNAYATLVRILSTWGLDRKLDSVLVELIKNEERGFTVMDLIEAIKEEAEDEVLIRVSGALVKAYVSLAMFDEAIDVLFQMKRLNRVPSIKSCNFLMSRLIEFGKTGMVVALFRQLKQLGLCANEYTYAIVVNALCRKGDFEGAVGLLLESPTVFAYKTFIDGLCANGQTEKAVVLIKKMIDEKVLAGDDLRIAYSMVVRGFCNEMKTEAAESVVLEMERNGFGPDVGACSAIIVRYCKDMNLPEALGFLDLMLGKGLKINCVIVSSVLQCYCKMDMCLEAWEKFKEFSGMNIFLDRVCYNVAFDALGKLGRVEEAVKLLQEMMDKGMVPDVINYTTLIDGYCLQGKVTDALNLIDEMSGKGISPDLVTYNVLVSGLARNGYEEEAQEIYKRMKAGGPKPNAVTHNVIIEGLCFARKVEVAEDFLSRLEQKCPDNYASLVKGYCESGLSKKAYKQFVRLERPLSKSVYNKLFFSLCMEGYLDKALDVLKKMWAYRVEPGRSMCGKMIGALCEINNVREAQLLFDTMVERGLIPDLFTYTIMIHTYCRLNELQKADDLFEDMKQRGIKPDVVTYTVLLNSYQKLDPETGSTGSVQGEEQKKRVSEFWRKFTAAGIGLDVVCYTVLIDRQCKINKIEKATKLFDRMIESGLEPDMVAYTTLLSGYCRKGYIDKAVALVTELSKKDILLTEPFGDLVKRTALKLKRIQEDQE is encoded by the exons tttgattcGAAGACCTGCCTCTTCGCGTTTCTACGCCGTCTCTGCTTTTAACCCTAATCTCTCAGATTCCGAACAACGACGGGTGAATCATCCTAATAAGCTCAGCCAAGCCAGTCTTCAGCGAATCCTCAATAATAGTACCAGAGATGACCCTAATCTCGCTTTGTCGTTTTTGACACAGCTTAAACAACATGGAGTTTCGCCTAATGTTAATGCTTACGCCACTCTGGTCAGAATTTTATCTACTTGGGGTTTGGACAGGAAGTTAGATTCGGTTTTAGTTGAACTTATTAAGAACGAGGAGCGTGGTTTCACTGTAATGGATTTGATTGAAGCTAttaaagaagaagctgaggacGAGGTCTTGATCCGAGTCTCCGGTGCGTTGGTTAAAGCTTATGTTAGTCTCGCTATGTTCGACGAGGCTATCGATGTTTTGTTTCAGATGAAACGATTGAACCGTGTTCCTAGTATCAAGTCCTGTAATTTCTTGATGAGCCGTTTGATTGAGTTTGGGAAAACTGGTATGGTTGTAGCTCTGTTTCGGCAACTTAAGCAGTTGGGTTTGTGTGCAAACGAGTACACGTATGCAATTGTGGTTAACGCATTGTGTAGGAAAGGTGATTTCGAAGGAGCGGTTGGGTTGCTTTTGGAAAGTCCGACCGTGTTTGCTTATAAGACGTTCATTGATGGGCTTTGTGCAAATGGGCAGACAGAGAAAGCTGttgttttgatcaaaaaaatgATAGATGAAAAAGTGCTCGCTGGTGATGATCTTAGAATTGCGTATAGCATGGTGGTTCGCGGCTTTTGTAATGAGATGAAAACGGAAGCTGCTGAAAGTGTTGTTCTTGAGATGGAGAGAAATGGGTTTGGTCCTGATGTTGGTGCTTGCTCGGCGATAATTGTTCGGTACTGCAAGGACATGAATTTACCTGAAGCGTTggggtttttggatttaatgTTGGGAAAAGGTCTGAAAATAAATTGTGTGATTGTGAGTTCAGTCCTGCAGTGCTATTGTAAGATGGACATGTGTTTGGAAGCATGGGAAAAGTTCAAAGAATTTAGCGGCATGAACATTTTCCTTGACAGAGTTTGTTACAATGTCGCGTTTGATGCCTTGGGCAAGCTTGGCAGGGTGGAAGAAGCTGTTAAGTTGCTTCAAGAAATGATGGATAAAGGAATGGTTCCTGATGTCATCAACTACACAACTCTCATTGATGGCTACTGCCTTCAAGGTAAAGTTACTGATGCCCTTAATTTGATTGATGAAATGAGTGGAAAGGGCATTTCTCCTGATTTAGTCACATACAATGTGCTTGTCAGTGGATTGGCAAGGAATGGTTATGAGGAAGAGGcacaagaaatttataaaagaatgaaaGCTGGGGGTCCAAAGCCCAATGCTGTCACTCACAATGTGATCATTGAAGGCTTGTGTTTTGCACGTAAAGTAGAAGTAGCCGAAGATTTCTTGAGTAGGCTAGAGCAGAAATGCCCGGACAATTATGCCAGTTTGGTGAAAGGTTACTGTGAATCTGGCCTTTCAAAAAAGGCCTATAAACAATTCGTTAGATTGGAACGCCCTCTGAGCAAGAGTGTGTACAACAAACTATTCTTTAGTCTCTGCATGGAGGGTTATCTCGACAAAGCTCTTGACGTACTGAAGAAAATGTGGGCTTATCGAGTCGAACCTGGGAGGAGCATGTGTGGCAAAATGATTGGGGCGTTGTGTGAGATAAACAATGTGAGAGAGGCACAGCTGCTATTTGACACAATGGTTGAGAGAGGACTCATCCCTGATCTGTTTACTTATACAATCATGATTCACACCTACTGTAGGCTGAATGAGTTACAGAAAGCCGATGATCTTTTTGAGGACATGAAGCAGAGAGGAATCAAACCGGATGTGGTAACGTACACGGTTTTGCTTAATAGTTATCAGAAGTTGGATCCAGAGACAGGTTCT ACAGGTTCTGTTCAAGGAGAAGAGCAAAAGAAGAGAGTTTCAGAGTTCTGGAGAAAATTCACAGCTGCCGGCATTGGACTAGACGTTGTATGCTATACAGTTTTGATAGATCGTCAGTGCAAGATTAACAAGATAGAAAAGGCCACAAAACTCTTTGATCGAATGATAGAAAGTGGGCTGGAGCCTGATATGGTGGCTTACACAACTCTACTATCTGGTTATTGTCGCAAAGGATACATAGATAAGGCAGTCGCACTTGTTACCGAATTGTCAAAAAAGGATATTTTACTGACTGAACCTTTTGGGGATTTAGTTAAGCGCACTGCTTTGAAGCTCAAGAGAATTCAAGAAGATCAGGAATGA